DNA sequence from the Fusarium verticillioides 7600 chromosome 2, whole genome shotgun sequence genome:
AACGAGAGATCTGATTCGGATCAAGGCCTTCGAGGCTCTGATTGACCTGGGGGCTATGTTGGATCCGACAGTGTTCTCATTATTGACATACTCACTCATCACCGACCGGTCACCGTACGTGCGGAACAAACTCATCGAGGCGTCTGCCTCTGGGCTCGCAGCCATTGCTTTCGGAGAGCATGCCAAGGTTGTTAAGAATGACCCTCGGCcggaagatgaaggagaccTTCTACTTGTGCAAGATAGTGCCCAGGAGATTGAGGCGAGAAAAGAAATGTTTGCCAGAAAAGAGAATCTGGATGCAGCACTCAAGGCTTTACGAAGAGAAATGGATGAAACCTACGGAGGCGACGAACGACACTACAGCACTGCGATGCGTAAGGCGCTGGATCATCCGAGTCTCGGTCGTGGTGAGATGGAAAGCATGCTAGATttggcggcgatgatgtttGAGGAGGCTGGCGATTGGGTCATTACGCTCCCCTTACCAAAGGCTTGGAAGGTTGAGAGGCCTGTGCAGCAGCTCTCTAATCGAGTAAGTGCTATATTATTTACGAGCAAGTCTTTGCTGGTGCTAACTTGGACAGTTGATGGTGAAATTCAAAGCTCATTACAGGACGACACCCCGGGAGCCAATCGATCAAGcacctccgcctccgcctcccgCTCCGCCTGCCCCCATCATTGAGCAGAAGCGACCTGCGCCTTTGCAGAAAACATCTtctatcaagatcaacacccACAAGACGGCTTCTGCCCAACGCCCGAGTGTCCCTCCACCTCAACGACCCAGCGCCAGTGCTTCTCCCGTTGTTCAAAGCCCAAAGCCCACTCTACCAAAGCAAGAAAGAGACACCATTGTTGCATCACCAGGTCTATCTCGGCAAGCAAGTGCTACCTCTTCATCAGGATCCAAACCATCTTGGCCCCCTGAACCCTCATCTGCTTCCAGTAGCAAGCGCCCTCGGCCCGAGAAGGATGAACAGCCTACTCCGGCACCCAAACGCGCAAAGGTTGATAAGCCATTCGATTCGGGTAtccccaagaagaagaagagcaagatcaTCACCTTGAGGGTTGCTCCAAACCGCCTCGCTCCTTTactgagaaaagaaaagaagccaAACGGGAATGGCCGGGTATCTCTCCCTTCAGGGGCGCCAAGAGATGGCCCTGCCCCTTCTCTGAACTCAAGATCAGATTCCATCACGGCCAAGCCCGCCAGAAAGCCCCTTCCTGGAGACGCGGCGCGAAGGCCTTTGCCTGGAGGCCCGGCATCATCGCCGCATCCTGCGCCAGAGAGAAAGGTCTCGCTAAATACCCATTCGAACTCTACACCGAAGCCCAAGTCTGCGAGTCCTGCTATGAGCACACCCCCTCCTTCAGCAGCGCCTACTCAGCGGCCCAAAATCAAGATCATTCGaaagccaccaccaccaccagcccCTTAAGATCCGAAGCCGAAGGAGACATCGTCTTGCTAGCTGATCCTAAAGCAGCCCGCCGATTGCAACAAGTCCGGATCAGTTTGCAGCCCGCCTACTGGCAAATAACACGCTGCCACCAAACTTGCTATCGTTTTGGCCTCTTACTCGTCCCTTTGGGGGCCTGGCAAGGAAGTGTGGCTACTAAGTGAAGAGGAACCATTAAACAACCTCAATGTAAATAGGAGCATAAGAATGCGATGTGAATTGAACGCAAGATGCGACACGCTGGGAATGAGGAAAATAATTTTGATCACTACGTTCGAATGAGAAGTCGTAGGAATTTACGGAAACTGTTTGCGGTGTTTCACGCATTTGGTATAGGGGCAAGGTCGCTGAAAAACTGCATTTTCTGGCGTTGGGAGCGCAACATTGTACGCGAAAGCcttgatgaatgagagggaCGCAACGAGACGTAATGAGTATATAGGCAGTTTTGGGGGCATTTATCAATATATCCGGTCAATGCTAGTCGTCCCCGTGATGTTATGGCCACTTCATGGATGTCGAATATCACCCAAGGTATTGGTGAATAGAACTTAGTGGTGCTATCTTGGCTTCAGATTCAAATTGGGTATTAAGTGATGCAGAATGTCATTTCGTCTTAACCAAGAGGTACGCCGCGCCCCTCGCACTATGAGTAAACAAACACCTGCCCAACTCTCGACTTATTTAACCATATCAAGGGCGTCAAACCACTGGAAGATATTCTATCCTTCAAGCTGGCTGCCACCTTCTTTTGCTTGGGCCTCGAGAAAAGCCTTTCTCATGTTAAACCTCTGATAGCCATGTTTATTAACAAGCCGGTTGTGAGCTTCCTGAGCGCGCTGCTGTTGACGGTCTTCGCTGTCGTCAGCGGGAGGACGGCTGAAGTCTACGCTCGAAGCAAAGTCCAAGTCCGCATCGTCACGGTCTGTCCAGATACCCTCATGGCGAGAAGGCACATCGCGTCCTTCACTGAGATGCTTCATGACTAGAAGGGCCAATTTTCCAGGTGTAAGGGTGGTACGTTTGAGGGCTTCCACGACAAATTGGCGGGGGTAGCCCATTGCTTCATAGCGATTGATCCAGTTCTGAATTTCTCGAGAGTTAGATTTCTCTGAACTCTGAGGCTGGCTTGTATCGGGAATAGCTCGGGAAGAGGTGAAAGAGGCCGGAAGAGACCGTCGAGCTGTTTGGCTGCTTGGTTGTGGGTTCGGTTTCACAGAGGAAACAGCTCGTCTGGGAGCGATTTGTTCTGTAAAGCTGCTGTCATGACGTCGCCTCGTGGGCTGGACATGTGATTCTCGCTGTCTCTCACGAGAGGATTTCTGCTGGCGATGTTTATTCAGACGCAACGGTATTGGTGTAGTATCCAAAGCCGCATCATTTGGCAGTGAAACATCCATAGATTGGTGACGGGTATCCTGCCTGAATGCTGGCCGCGTGCCGAGGTCTTGTGATTCATCTTGCATCGGGGGAAGGGGTGGAAGGTGTTGCGAAGCTTCGCTTTCACCAATATAACCTAGCCACTGAGAGGTTCTTAGTGCACCAGGAGATGTTTCTTGGGCACGCTGTAGTTTGGGGGCTTCTTCGGCGTCCGGTGTAGATGGTATCTCTATGTCCTTACTGTAGCGTCTTTTCTTAAAGCGCTCCGGTGAGGCGAAGGGAGGCTCACCAGCGGTTCGTTTCAAACCTGACGCGGCGACTGGGGGTGAGGACGGTACTTGGATTTGCAGTAAACCACGCTGTTGACCGTCCTCGAAGTCGATGTCCTGACCAGGGTCTATGTCAGGAGCTTGATCCTGTGACTCGGGGTTCTGTTCCTCACTGTTGACTTCGAAGCTCTCCATTGTGTCGAGGAAGTCCACGAGGTTCTCTTCATAGCAGAGATGCAACTCATTGACGGTGTGCTGATCTGGTTCAACGAAGCCAAGGTTTTCTGCGACTCTGTACCAGTCGGTTACTTGACTGTCCTGTGATACTGGCGCATCTCGGGTAGCTAGCATAAGATCAAACAACTCgatcttctttccattgatgttgagacttCTCTTGATGTCTTTCTCGGTAACTTTGATAtactcatcaagatcttggtaCCAGTTGTACCTCAGAAGagcgagagcttcttcttcctcttcctcttcctcttcctctttctcttcctcttcttgttcttgttcttgttcttggcggtCTTCTATTGATTTCCGAGGTTTGTTGGCTTCTCTCGGGCCTTGCGATGGCACTGtcggaggttgaggttgtggtgCTCTGCGAATGGGGCCGGTGTCTACTTGGCTGTTCATGCGTTGTTCAGGGGCCCTTTGAACAGCAGCCTTCTGTGGGATTCTAGCACTCGTAGTGTGGTCTGCCGTAGTCTTTTCTGTGGTGCTCACAACAGGGCCGGCTTCTGGAGGCGCAGAGGCTGCCATACTCTCCAACTTTTTCCTATCCAGGGGCTGCAGTTTTTTGATCCAGTGATCACGCCAAGATTGTGCAGTGTGTCGAGGATTCTACGCATGTGAGCTTAATTTGCATGGCTTGGTTTGTGAAAACTTACAATTTTTTCATATTCGTACCATATCTGATTTCCTTTGTGTTGGGTTGGATGGTTTAGTGCCCACCTAGTAAGTTTCGCGTCGTCCTCAGCAGTAAATGGTGTTCGCGTTGACTTTTTGGCTTGATTGCTGCCCACCGGCCTTGGCTCGTCTGGATGGCGTCCTATGAGGTATTTATCCTTGATTTGGATATACCCGTTTTCCACCGAGTCCTTAATAAACTTCCATGAATAAGAGCCAGGGGGGGCATCTCGTTTTATGAGATGGTCCGCAATAAGCATATCAGCATGTTTTTCCAGCATCACGACCTTGCCGCCGTTTTGCTATCTTCAAATCAGCGACAGCGCATGAATTAGTCTGTAGGATCAACATACCGTGATAAGTTCTGTCCAATATTTTCTGCTCGGTACTCGATGTGACAGCCAAAACTTGAggtccttgaagatggtaCCGCCCTCGGCACTTTCGATTCCATTGTATGTGATTGCCGGCGGCATTGTGATGAGTAGGCTTTCTCTGGATTATGAAAGGGATAAGGCGCTGTTCGTTGAAGATTGTGTGTGAGGCTGGTGTACAAGTGCGCCAACGCCTCTGCCAGATGTCAATTTTGGCAGCGTGAATCAGCTTAAGCCCTTTGAAAATTTGATAAACTCATCGCATAGTGAGACGCGCCCTCAGTTCGGCCGAATTTTGGTTACCGCCCGCGGTCTTGATATTCTCTGGATGCAAGTCGCCCTGATGAAAGCCACGCGTTGAAACGCATCGCGCGCTCACGTGCCAGTAAATTGTATTCAATTAGGCGCGTTTAAGCATTGCCTAAGTGCATAATATTGGAGCCACAGTAATATGGTTAGATTTAGTTATTAAACTATGTAGAGTTGCTAAAATAGCAATACAGCCACTGCATTATGATCACTTTATCTTGCATATGGTTAATTAACTGATCTGATCTATTCTTGGCTGTTTTGTTCGACAGACTTCTATCGTTGGACTAGGTGCCTAGACCAGAAAGAGAACGACGTCAcctcttatcgataagagctTCACGGGCTATTCCCGGTTATCGGTAGCTTTGACCTTGGTTGCCATGGTAGCAACGATGGAGTGTTTACTTCCAATCAGAACCGAGGCCGTGGGACGAGTGGCCGGGATTATTTGGGTCTAAGCTACAAGTTGCACGAACAACGCAAAATAGATCCATTCACTTAGCTACTTCAAGCTGGACCTtgctttcttcctttttcctcctcttcctctctctcctctcatccatctcttaAAACATCAAGCTTACTACTACTAACCAAAGCAGGTTGTGTTTGTCTGTCTGTTCGTTCTTGTTTCTGCGTCCTTCATCGCATTGCATCTGATCTGCATTCACACTTTCACGGCCTAGCGAGATTTTACTTGTTTGCATGGGTTGAGTTTGCTTGTTCACCGTGAATaacttcatcatgtcttccgAGGACAAGTACGAAACGCTGGAGAAGATTGGTGAGTCTATCGAGTTCACAGCACTCGTCTCGATGCGCCGTGCTATCAATTGAGTGGCAACTCTAACTCACCGTCTTCTTCTAGGCCATGGCTCCTTTGGTATTATCCGCAAGGTCCGTCGCAGGACAGACGGCTTCATCATGTGCCGCAAAGAAATCTCATATCTACGCATGTCCCAGAAGGAGCGCGAACAACTTCACGCCGAGTTCCAGATCCTATCGCATCTGCGCCACCCAAACATTGTCGCCTATTACCATCGTGAACACCTCAAAGTTAGCCAGGACTTGCATCTTTACATGGAGTACTGCGGGAATGGCGATCTCGGCCGCGTTATCAAGGACCTCGCGCTAAAGGGCCAGCGAGCTCAGGAAAGCTTCGTCTGGAGTATCTTCAGTCAGCTCGTCATGGCGCTTTACCGATGTCACTACGGTGTTGATCCTCCAGAGGTTGGCGCCAACGTGCTGGGTTTGACACAGGGAAGCGCTGCTGGCGGACCCAAGGTTCCTGCTGGAACAATGACTATTCTACACCGAGATTTGAAACCTGAGAATGGTGAGACCTCGATAGTGGATCCCTTTGTTTACGATATTCGAAACTAACAGTGTTTTAGTCTTCCTTGGCGAGGACAACTctgtcaagcttggagacTTCGGTCTatccaagatgatcaagtcCCACGACTTCGCCTCTACCTATGTCGGTACCCCCTTCTACATGTCTCCCGAGATCTGTGCCGCAGAGAAGTACACACTAAAGTCAGATATCTGGTCTTTGGGCTGCATCATCTACGAGCTCTGCGCTCGCGAGCCACCCTTCAACGCAAAGACACATTTCCAGCTTGTGCAGAAGATTAAGGAGGGCAAGTTCCCTGCCTTACCCGACGTTTATTCTCCCGAGCTTTATCAGGTTATCAAGGACTGCCTCCGTGTGAACCCTGATCGAAGACCTGATACTTCTGAGCTCCTGAACCTGCCAGTCGTCAAGCTTATgaggaaggagaaggaggttgtCGACCTGAACAAATCTCTCCGCCTCAGAGAGGATGCTTTACGTAAGAAGGAAAGGGACCTCAATGAGAGACTTGCCAAtatggagagagagaaggacGTTATCCGAGACGAGCTGGACTCTTCGCTACGGAGAGAGTGGGAGGTTAAAGCGCGTCTCGAGATTGACCGTCTTGCCAACGCAGAGATCGAGCAGCTCCAAAGTCGCTTCGAAGCCGAGGTTCAGGCACGCGTCGAAGCTGAACTGCAAAAGAAAGCAGTAACATTTTCCGGCTCAAGACCTGAGAGTCGAGAGGATGAGTATGCCTCATCGATGGGCAAGTCGGATTACAAGTCTGACTATCCCCACTCTTCCATTGGTGGCAGCGAGGTTGAGTTCCCCTCGACAACAGATCTCACTGAGTACTCCATCGATAGCCCCGAGGCGCCTCGAGAGACTAAGAAGACAGCTCGCACGCCTTTCAGCCGTGCGCAGACCATGTTCGTCGGTAACCCCGCTGGTACACCAATGGATATCGAGATGAACTCACCCAGCCCCATCGCTATCGCGTCGctatctctttctcctcgtcgCAATGGCAACACCAAGGCTCCTACCACTGCCAACGCAAACATCTTTaccgccaacgccaatcGAAACTCTGCCGATTCCCGATGGGATCATCCTCGCGATACCTTGTCTgattctgaagatgaagatgttgtccCATCGCCGACACGAAACATCAAATCTTCGAAGAATCCCTTCACCTCCAAGACACGACCTGTCCTCACTTCTCAGAAGTCGTGCCCCATGAACCGCCTCAAGACCCAACCATCAACCTCGGGCTTCGTGTCTAAGCAGATGCCTCCACCTGAGGCTCCGAGGTCGCCCACTCGCCGTCTCAGCAAGATtccctcagcagcaaaccTCCAGTCCGAGGCCAACAGCCAGGGCTTGACGCGCGCCTCATCACTCAataacaagaagaacagcagcagcaccgATGATGTTTTGGGCAAGGTTGCTGCTAAGAATAACATTCGAGGCCGAACCCTCGTCGAGCTTCAGCAGGCTCGCGCAGGCGGTCGTCCCATGAGCGCCATCGTGATGCCCAGCACAGGGGAGAACGTCAGCCCCAAGAGGGCATTCCGAGACCGCATCGGAATGGAGCGCAAGTCAAGTGGTGACGAGCCCGTCGCTGTCTGGGATCCGGAACGAGACGAAATGCCTAGTCCTTTCCTGGTCCGACAGCGACGGATCGCCCGGGTGTAGGCCGCCTCCGTGCTAGTCGCATGAAAAGAAGTAATGATGAAGAAAGTTGATATATGTGCGGTTGTGGTTTTGTTGTTTTTTTATGCATTAGAGGCGAGCATCATGATATTGCTTTGGAGGGTCTACGCTACCCTAACACACCTCTTTGTCTCTCGTTTTGATTCCCCCTTTCATTTGTCTTACCGCAAGCTGAGAGGGAAACGAGAGGCTTTCCCGATGGATATCCCCCTCACACGTGAGGGTTTGGAAATGATACATGGAAACACTTATGGGCGTTTTTGGCGCGAGCACCAGGATCATGGCATGCATGGAATGGAATGGGTTATCACATTTTAAATGCTCTGTTGGTGTACTTGTTACTTTTAATGGGCAAGGATTTTAGCATTGATTGTTGTTATGAGTTGAACGTCTAAACTACTTGCGAGGAATGGTGGGATTGGATCGAATTCGGTTGAGTTGGATTAGGCTGTTCTTGCGTATGTTTATTCTTAGACGTTGTAAAAAAGATAATGACACTCTTCTACATACTTACTCAACCTCTCAAGCCTCTCTAAATCGGGTCAATAGCATTGTTTGGCCCCCAGATCTCCAAGGCCTTCTCCTAGGAACGCATCCGCACTTTAGAACTCGGTGAGCATCCAATGAAATGAGGAGCCGTTAAAGTGCAGCATTTTGCAGATAACCCTTGTCTATTAGAGACATACAACGTCATTGGACAatccatatcatcatatGGATGTGTACCCAACTTACACTAactcttctccatcatgaacCCAACTTGCAGCGTCGTCTCCCCTTCTCGCCTCATTTTCTAACGCCAATGAAAGAACCAAACTGTTGATATATACTTTCTCCAGGTCATAAATCATTTTTTAATCCACCTCTTGAATTCAGCCTTAAACCTCACACACGTCAGCAACTATACTACAACCCTTTAGTGTTGGGCATCACTGCGTCTCCCCCATAAACGATGCTTCCACCCGCCTTGCATATGCATCCCCAGAGCTGCACCCCAGAGCCAGTCGCGCAGGTGAGGCGTTCGACAATGCAAAAGCACGACTCGAAGTGGTCCATTAAAAAGCACGGTGCGGTGAGAGCTCTCGTGATGAGTATCCCCAATAGCAGGGACATCCATGCCTTTTGACATTAGCATCATATCATAAGAAAACAAGCTTCCAAAGATTGCAAGAAACAAAGGTACATGTCGTAGTAAACGTTTGTTATGACAATACAACAATTAACAAAGGGTATTTTTCTCCAAGCACATGCTTCAATACCAAATTTGTCTGAGTAAGGTAAGGAGTCCAAGCATCTGGCACAAATGCCCGAGACACAAACATATATCCAACAATAGGCGCTATTCAACGCCAAAATAGCACCAAATTGAACCCAAGAAAAAGCAGATAGAAGACAGTAATAGCAAGAAAAACATTAAAAAATAGGCCAGGCCGTGAGGCCAATTCCATCTTGCGTAGACGTAGCGCAGCGTGCTGTAGCCGTGAGGCCCATCAATCTTCCAAAATTCCCACGTCCCAGGTTCCCTTCCTGACCTTTGATTCGTCATGGCTATAGACCGAGCCTGAGAGCAAAATGCATTTCGCGATGCGAGGAGCACGGCGGTCCTGTGTAACCCGCGCAGGACTTTGTCTCTTTTTCGAACTCTCCCCTACTTTCTTTTTCgaatcttttcttcttttttagACTTTTGTTTTACTGTAACAACATTTTGTGAGTGAATAACCTCCGGCCAAACCTTCACGCCATCTGGTAGGCGATCTGTTTAGTGACGTGAACGATGAGAACTGCTGTGACGATGAGAGTGACCATGGCtgcgatgagaagaagaatggtgcGACGAAGAGTGTCGGTGTCGGCTCGAGCTACCACTACTCTCAAGATCCCGCTCCAGGGTTTCAACCCTTGACCGATATCCCTTGACAATCTCCTTAATGTGGGCGATACGGTCGAAATCTACCTCGAGCTCATCCAGCTGCTGAAGAATCTCGGTATACCGAGCAATTTCTGCGTCGGCGCCGCCGATGATTCCATCAGCTTCGTCATATTGCAGCTGGGTAAATCGCTGCGCTTCATGACTCAGGTAATTAATCCGTTGTTCGATACTAGCCATAAGATGATCAAAGTAACGGCCCAAAGCAGAAAGCGAGGAGCTGTCGAGGAGTAAAAGGCCTTGGCTACTGGCGCGACTAGCGGCGCGCGAGCTGCTGGACCCCCCTCCCAGTGCCGCCTGCCCTTGGCGAAGCAGCTGGATCTCCTCGTTGGTGAGCCCTAGCTGGGTGTCCGGTACAGCCTGTGAGGACATGACGGGCAGCAGCTGGAGGGGCTGCTAGCTATGGCGTGGGGAGACCAGGTGAGTCGCAAAGTATGCGGCTGCGGTTGAGACTTGGGGGGTCAAGTAAAGGTTTCGGTTTTTTGGATCGTCGCAGAAAAGCAAATGGGTTGAGGATGCAGTATGAGCCGAGCAGGTGGGCGAGAAGAGATTCGGTTTGAGTATAAGACCGCTTCGGCAACTCGTGACATGGGCTATGTTGGAAGGGAAGAGACCGAAGGGCCGATGGCCTGTTAACACGATTGAGTGAAGAACACAGCGTTGGTAATGACACCAATGGGCAAGATACCACGGCGCACAGGATCGACAATGATAGAGAGATATGCGAGGAGGATCGCAGCGACGGTAAGGGTGAGGATGATAGCGGATGCGACGATGCTAGAATGGGCGTGGGGTGTGCTGCGCAGAGCATCATGATATCGCGGCCAATACGATCATGAGCATCAtcggtggtgttgagtcGGTTTTCAGTGGTTTCGGGGTATCAGGTAGTTCGTCTGGAGGCTCCCAGACCTCAGAGCGCCCGGAGAGAAACGAGGAGAAGTAAGAGAGAGCGATCGAGGGAGTTGGGTCTCTTTTGGGGAATAGACGGAAGAGGTGTGATTGGAGAATCGGTGGAGGAACCTAAGAAGACGGATTTGGGCTTGAGGTGGAGGGTGGGGGAGATAGACTCGAAGCAACAAAGTACCGGTACGTATCGTTTCGTAGGTAAGGTCGGTCGGTCGAGTAAGGTATGGAGGATGGAAGGCCCGTTTCGGTGAAAGAGGCAGGGATGATTTGACGAGGGGGTTTGCTTGATGATTGCGACCCAAAAGAATGATACTTTCTTTGGTGTGAGGATGTGTGAGCTGAGATACGGTAGAGCGTACAGTGGCAAAGTTTGATATCGTTGAAATATGTATAGTAGTCAGACTGAACCAAGGACCATCATTAGCCTCTATCCTCGGCTGTATGTAATGAAGGGTAATTAATCAATTaggtgatggtgttgaatAAGAGAAGAACTAACCTCCACTACCAAAGTTGTAGCgtgatatggatggatgagataAGATGGGGGGAGGGGAATGGAGTGAGTGGATGAGATGGGGAAGGAGGATAATTGAGAGGTGGTTGCGGTTGCAGCTGCGGTTGCACAGTTTGGTTACAGTTGCACGTGCAATTGCAAtagcaatcaatcaattaaTCCAGTCGCGGTCAAGGCAAGGGCGGGCAGGTAATACTTTATCACTTTATATAGTAATATTAAAGTTGATGCccgattgattgattgattgattgattgattgcgCTGATAGAGACAAAGTGAGGTAAGGTATggcaagacaaggcaaggcagGTACCGACAGAGCGGTCACTGATGGAGCTGGGAGCTCTTACAGCCAGCCAGAGATAGCGCGCGCTAATTGGAGCTCCCTGTCATTAAACGACGATCTCAAGAGGTCCAAGAGTcggctttttttttttttgcttcttctgcctcgtCTCTTCTAATCCAACGGCGAACGACAGATAAGAAAGACACACAAGACAAACCAGCAAATTAATTCCTGGTACCAACAGTGATTTGAACGGGAGGGCCACTGGCGTTTGCTGTATTCAGACCTGACAGGGTATCATTTAGGCGTGAACCAGGACCAACTCGGCGGCCATGATGCTGGGGGGCATAAAGGTCGGTGAGAAAGAAACCAAGAACCCACGGTGAGAGAGATCTCGATGGTTATTGATGGCGTCGTACTAGAGGAGGAGAATATGAATCAAAGGGggagaaaagggaaaaaagaaaagaaaagaagagacagGAAAAGGAGGAAACAAGAGTTAAagacaaaaaagaaaagggtggcttctttcttttattGGGGTCGACTATAAACATGGAAGACGACAACTTCACACAGATCAGGAGATGGATCATGATACAATACACGTCCACGGGCAAGAGCAAACATACGACACCTTGACTCTAATTGCCTATTCCATGAGACGGAGATGAATGACCATGCCCGGGAACTCGGATCATGGGCCGTATATTTCTCACTCGGTGAGACTCTCTCTACtgctacctaggtaagttaACTAACTCACCTCGGTTCGGCTTCCATGTCGATAATAGACCCAGACACAACAAATATTAATGATTCCCATGTTGACTTTTTCTTTTCCGTGCCTCTGCTGGCCATGACCTACATACAAAGTAGGGTCTATCCCTGATCCATgctctcaccatcaccaccacgaGCCACATTTGGCGGAGGCAGCCACCGCGGGGATCAAAGCTGAGGAGCCCCGAGCACGACATGTACTCCATTGTATTCCATTATCTGTAACATGTACAAGACACTTGCTGTGATGGCAGGTCAGAAATAAAGTGCGTACATGAATTATCGTGACGATCCTCCGCCAACTATcagcacacacacacactaGATATCCCCAGGTACTGCCCAAATTGGTAGGTGTTAATGTCATGCGCACGTGTATCTCCCGTCCGATCAATGCACTCCCTGTTAAGTTAGTTATACTTACACGTCCAATGCAGCTCGCGGATTCCTTCTACAACACCAAACCAAGAAGCGTATCAATCGCGATATCGATCAGCCGACGCACGAGCCCAGCGCCTACTGAC
Encoded proteins:
- a CDS encoding NEK protein kinase, which translates into the protein MSSEDKYETLEKIGHGSFGIIRKVRRRTDGFIMCRKEISYLRMSQKEREQLHAEFQILSHLRHPNIVAYYHREHLKVSQDLHLYMEYCGNGDLGRVIKDLALKGQRAQESFVWSIFSQLVMALYRCHYGVDPPEVGANVLGLTQGSAAGGPKVPAGTMTILHRDLKPENVFLGEDNSVKLGDFGLSKMIKSHDFASTYVGTPFYMSPEICAAEKYTLKSDIWSLGCIIYELCAREPPFNAKTHFQLVQKIKEGKFPALPDVYSPELYQVIKDCLRVNPDRRPDTSELLNLPVVKLMRKEKEVVDLNKSLRLREDALRKKERDLNERLANMEREKDVIRDELDSSLRREWEVKARLEIDRLANAEIEQLQSRFEAEVQARVEAELQKKAVTFSGSRPESREDEYASSMGKSDYKSDYPHSSIGGSEVEFPSTTDLTEYSIDSPEAPRETKKTARTPFSRAQTMFVGNPAGTPMDIEMNSPSPIAIASLSLSPRRNGNTKAPTTANANIFTANANRNSADSRWDHPRDTLSDSEDEDVVPSPTRNIKSSKNPFTSKTRPVLTSQKSCPMNRLKTQPSTSGFVSKQMPPPEAPRSPTRRLSKIPSAANLQSEANSQGLTRASSLNNKKNSSSTDDVLGKVAAKNNIRGRTLVELQQARAGGRPMSAIVMPSTGENVSPKRAFRDRIGMERKSSGDEPVAVWDPERDEMPSPFLVRQRRIARV